The following coding sequences are from one Melanotaenia boesemani isolate fMelBoe1 chromosome 19, fMelBoe1.pri, whole genome shotgun sequence window:
- the LOC121630346 gene encoding sphingosine 1-phosphate receptor 3, whose amino-acid sequence METIRLHYNYTGKLDHRPHAGTSTTIVFLIICSFIFLENLTVLVAIWRNHRFHNRMYFFIANLALCDLLAGVAYLVNVLLSGEKTFQLSPELWFVREGSMFVALSASIFSLLAIAIERHLTMIKMRPYDANKNYRVFLLIGTCWLIAITLGALPIIGWNCLDNLPDCSTVLPLYSKKYVAFCITVFMVLLLAMSVLYARIYILVKSSSRKVSKHSNSEHAMALLRTVIIVVGVFIACWLPIFILLLVDVACVQHCPILYNADWFIAVAVLNSAMNPVIYTLASREMRRAFLGLVCGICYRGKASVNGSGHRQSLEPSRSRSKSWSSQNNPNQNQQSSSQAELEKGQEMDTGQEEVSVVGARRSAAHDGSK is encoded by the coding sequence ATGGAAACCATACGTCTCCACTACAACTACACAGGGAAGCTGGACCACCGGCCACATGCTGGCACAAGCACAACCATTGTGTTCCTCATCATTTGCAGCTTCATTTTCCTGGAGAACCTCACTGTTCTGGTGGCCATTTGGAGAAACCACAGGTTCCACAACCGAATGTACTTCTTCATCGCCAACCTGGCACTGTGCGACCTGCTGGCTGGAGTCGCCTACCTGGTCAACGTGCTCTTGTCTGGAGAGAAGACCTTTCAGTTATCGCCTGAGCTCTGGTTTGTCAGAGAGGGCAGCATGTTTGTAGCACTTAgtgcttccatctttagtctcTTGGCTATTGCTATAGAAAGACACCTGACGATGATCAAAATGCGGCCCTACGATGCCAACAAGAACTACAGAGTGTTTCTGCTCATAGGGACCTGTTGGCTGATTGCTATAACTCTTGGAGCTTTACCCATAATAGGGTGGAACTGCTTGGACAACCTTCCAGACTGCTCCACAGTCCTTCCTCTTTACAGCAAGAAATATGTAGCTTTCTGCATCactgtttttatggttttgctCTTAGCCATGTCAGTCCTCTATGCTCGCATCTACATCCTGGTTAAGTCCAGCAGTCGAAAGGTGAGTAAGCACAGCAATTCTGAACATGCAATGGCCCTGCTGCGCACTGTCATAATTGTAGTAGGGGTCTTTATTGCCTGCTGGTTACCCATCTTTATCCTGCTCCTGGTGGATGTGGCATGTGTGCAGCACTGCCCCATCCTCTACAATGCTGACTGGTTTATTGCAGTGGCTGTGCTCAATTCTGCCATGAACCCAGTCATCTACACTCTGGCCAGCCGCGAGATGAGACGGGCCTTCTTGGGTCTGGTTTGTGGCATTTGCTACAGGGGGAAGGCTTCTGTGAATGGCAGCGGGCACAGGCAGTCGTTGGAGCCCAGCCGCAGCAGGAGCAAATCGTGGAGCAGCCAAAACAACCCAAACCAGAACCAGCAGAGCTCTAGTCAGGCAGAACTGGAGAAGGGGCAGGAGATGGACACAGGCCAGGAAGAAGTTTCAGTTGTGGGAGCTAGAAGAAGTGCGGCTCATGACGGGAGCAAGTGA